Proteins co-encoded in one Diaminobutyricimonas sp. LJ205 genomic window:
- a CDS encoding FAD-dependent monooxygenase — translation MPDARSRRPSRWADLEVDELARGRAHAYLGEAGPLLFFPLGRPAAWRMLVMVAPGASPDLPVLQRMITGYTQQPLTLHDPVWSTTFTVHSRYARRFRDGRVFLAGDAAHIHSPAGAQGMNTGIQDAVNLGWKLALACTARGGDTLLDSYAQERLPVARTVLRMTNRAFRVATARTSVARFARLTVAPLLVPLVLRPAALRTDGFRIVAQLRIRYRSSRLSREGSPRMRRGPRAGDRLPDARVHHAGSRTSLHRLLSDPSFHLILVGTADWNLSRIEDQWPGLIRSVRLTDRSAMAELGVDADAAAHYLVRPDGHIAYRARGVDLKPLESHLRRILHS, via the coding sequence TTGCCGGACGCGCGTTCCCGCAGACCTTCGCGTTGGGCGGACCTCGAGGTCGACGAGCTCGCGAGGGGCCGCGCGCATGCCTACCTGGGGGAAGCCGGCCCGCTGCTGTTCTTCCCGCTCGGAAGACCCGCTGCGTGGCGGATGCTGGTCATGGTCGCGCCGGGCGCCTCGCCCGACCTGCCCGTCCTACAACGGATGATCACCGGGTACACCCAGCAGCCGCTCACGCTGCATGATCCTGTCTGGTCGACCACGTTCACGGTGCACAGTCGCTATGCCCGCCGCTTCCGCGACGGCCGCGTGTTCCTTGCCGGGGATGCCGCTCATATCCACAGTCCGGCCGGCGCGCAGGGCATGAACACCGGCATCCAGGACGCCGTCAACCTCGGCTGGAAGCTCGCGCTCGCCTGCACGGCTCGAGGCGGTGACACGCTGCTCGACAGCTATGCACAAGAACGGCTCCCGGTTGCCCGGACAGTGCTGCGGATGACCAATCGCGCCTTCAGGGTCGCTACCGCGCGGACGTCGGTCGCCAGATTCGCGCGGCTGACTGTCGCACCGTTGCTGGTTCCGCTGGTGCTAAGGCCGGCCGCCCTGCGTACCGACGGATTCCGGATCGTTGCGCAACTGCGGATCCGGTACCGGAGCAGTCGACTGTCGAGGGAGGGTAGCCCGCGGATGCGTCGGGGTCCGCGTGCCGGTGACCGGTTGCCCGATGCTCGGGTTCACCACGCCGGCAGTCGAACGTCGCTCCACCGGTTGCTCAGTGACCCGAGCTTTCACCTGATCCTGGTGGGCACAGCGGACTGGAATCTGTCCCGAATCGAGGACCAATGGCCGGGTCTGATCCGGTCAGTCCGGCTGACCGACCGGAGTGCGATGGCGGAACTCGGTGTCGACGCCGACGCTGCCGCTCACTATCTCGTGCGACCGGACGGTCACATTGCCTACAGGGCGCGCGGGGTTGATCTGAAGCCGCTGGAATCGCACCTTCGACGGATCCTTCATAGCTGA